A single genomic interval of Gemmatimonadota bacterium harbors:
- a CDS encoding fumarylacetoacetate hydrolase family protein, producing the protein MRIVRWIADDLPEPCFGLWIDDMIADAGTAEDLGLPPGAGAEALFARGASALMDLEGRAVTRTRRPRSEVRLLAPIVRPSKILAVGLNYSGHAEEQGLAPPEEPMLFLKPPSSIIGPEEDIIIPPFVTHPDPEVELAFVIGRRAKGVRKESALRFVAGYTVLNDFSARKLQKRDGQYGRAKGIDTFTPVGPCVVTKDELRDPQNLSIQLSVDGEVRQQDHTANMIHPVAELVAFITAGITLEPGDVIATGTPAGVGVHRNPRVFIESGQLIRCEIEGIGALTNRAVRQENGEDR; encoded by the coding sequence ATGCGCATCGTCCGCTGGATTGCCGATGACCTCCCCGAACCGTGTTTCGGCCTGTGGATCGATGACATGATCGCCGATGCGGGCACCGCGGAGGACCTCGGGCTGCCCCCGGGTGCGGGCGCGGAGGCACTCTTCGCCAGGGGTGCCTCCGCGCTCATGGATCTGGAGGGGCGCGCCGTCACGCGCACCCGCCGCCCACGCTCCGAAGTTCGTCTTCTCGCCCCCATCGTCCGGCCGTCGAAGATCCTGGCTGTCGGCCTCAACTATTCCGGGCATGCCGAAGAGCAGGGGCTGGCCCCGCCGGAAGAACCCATGCTCTTCCTGAAGCCGCCGTCCTCCATCATCGGCCCGGAGGAGGACATCATCATCCCCCCCTTCGTGACGCACCCGGACCCGGAGGTGGAACTGGCCTTCGTCATCGGCCGGAGGGCGAAGGGCGTCCGGAAGGAGAGCGCCCTCCGGTTCGTGGCAGGCTACACGGTGCTCAACGACTTCTCCGCGCGAAAGCTCCAGAAGCGGGACGGCCAGTACGGACGCGCGAAGGGCATCGACACATTCACTCCGGTCGGGCCGTGCGTCGTCACCAAGGATGAACTCCGGGATCCGCAGAATCTCTCCATCCAGCTCTCGGTGGACGGAGAGGTGCGCCAGCAGGATCACACGGCAAACATGATCCACCCGGTCGCGGAGCTGGTGGCGTTCATCACCGCGGGCATCACGCTGGAACCGGGAGATGTGATCGCCACCGGGACGCCCGCCGGGGTCGGCGTTCACCGGAACCCCCGGGTATTCATCGAAAGCGGCCAACTCATCCGCTGCGAAATCGAGGGCATCGGCGCGCTGACCAATCGAGCCGTCCGCCAGGAAAACGGAGAGGACCGATGA
- a CDS encoding acyl-CoA carboxylase subunit beta: MTSDIRLAELAKRRDEAYLAGGEDRIAKTHEAGKLLARERIDLLLDRHSFEELGFFVKHRTTDFGMGSRRIPGDGVVSGFGRIDGRTVFVFAQDFTVFGGTMSEANARKICQIMDMAMEAGAPVIGLNDSGGARIQEGVASLGGYADIFLRNTLASGVVPQISAVLGPCAGGAVYSPAITDFILMVDGTSHMFITGPDVIQAVTNEEVTFDDLGGSLPHSTKSGVASLRCPSEKDCLAAIRRLFSFLPSNNTENAPFLESGDPADRTESSLDSLVPDNPNKPYNIKDAIRAVIDHGDFFEIQPEYARNIVIGLARLGGHAVGVVANQPNHLAGVLDIESSIKGARFVRTCDAFNIPLVTFEDVPGFLPGTAQEWGGIIKHGAKLLYAYCEATVPKLTVITRKAYGGAYDVMSSKHIRGDYNIAWPTAELAVMGAQGAVRVIHRKEIRNAKDPAAEEKRLVDEYNDKFANPYIAAELGYIDNVIEPSRTRPHLIAALGALQNKQQTLPPKKHGNIPL; this comes from the coding sequence ATGACATCGGACATCAGACTCGCGGAACTCGCGAAACGACGGGACGAAGCGTACCTCGCCGGCGGCGAAGACCGGATCGCAAAGACTCACGAAGCCGGGAAGCTCCTCGCCAGAGAGCGGATTGACCTCCTTCTCGACCGCCACTCCTTTGAGGAGCTCGGGTTCTTCGTCAAGCACCGCACCACCGACTTCGGCATGGGAAGCCGACGGATTCCCGGCGACGGCGTGGTCTCCGGCTTCGGCCGGATCGACGGGCGCACGGTGTTCGTCTTCGCGCAGGACTTCACCGTCTTCGGCGGCACCATGTCGGAAGCGAACGCGCGAAAGATCTGCCAGATCATGGACATGGCAATGGAGGCGGGCGCACCGGTCATCGGACTGAACGACTCCGGCGGCGCGCGCATTCAGGAGGGCGTGGCCAGCCTCGGCGGATACGCGGACATCTTCCTGCGGAACACGCTGGCCTCGGGGGTGGTGCCCCAGATCAGCGCGGTCCTCGGCCCGTGCGCGGGAGGGGCCGTGTACTCCCCCGCCATCACGGACTTCATCCTGATGGTGGACGGCACCAGCCACATGTTCATCACCGGCCCGGATGTCATCCAGGCAGTCACCAACGAAGAGGTCACCTTCGACGACCTCGGTGGATCCCTGCCGCACAGCACAAAGAGCGGCGTCGCCAGCCTGCGCTGCCCTTCGGAGAAGGACTGCCTGGCCGCCATCCGCCGCCTCTTCTCCTTTCTGCCTTCGAACAATACGGAGAACGCGCCGTTTCTCGAATCCGGGGATCCCGCGGATCGCACGGAGAGCTCGCTGGACTCACTGGTGCCCGACAACCCCAACAAGCCGTACAACATCAAAGACGCCATCCGCGCCGTCATCGACCACGGCGACTTCTTTGAAATCCAGCCGGAGTACGCCAGAAACATCGTCATCGGTCTCGCACGCCTCGGCGGGCACGCGGTGGGGGTCGTGGCCAACCAGCCGAATCATCTGGCAGGCGTGCTCGACATCGAGTCCTCGATCAAGGGCGCGCGCTTCGTCCGCACCTGCGATGCCTTCAACATTCCGCTCGTCACATTTGAGGATGTGCCGGGCTTCCTTCCCGGAACCGCGCAGGAGTGGGGCGGGATCATCAAGCATGGCGCCAAACTCCTCTACGCATACTGCGAAGCCACCGTGCCGAAGCTCACGGTCATCACCCGCAAGGCGTATGGCGGCGCCTACGATGTCATGTCCTCCAAGCACATTCGCGGTGATTACAACATCGCGTGGCCCACTGCGGAGCTGGCGGTGATGGGCGCGCAGGGGGCGGTGCGCGTGATCCACCGGAAGGAGATCCGCAACGCCAAAGATCCCGCAGCGGAAGAGAAACGCCTCGTTGACGAGTACAACGATAAGTTCGCCAATCCATACATCGCGGCGGAGTTGGGGTACATCGACAATGTGATCGAACCCTCCCGGACGCGTCCGCATCTCATCGCAGCGCTGGGAGCTCTGCAGAACAAGCAGCAGACTCTTCCGCCGAAGAAGCACGGAAACATCCCGCTCTAG
- a CDS encoding acetyl-CoA carboxylase biotin carboxylase subunit: MPFGKVLIANRGEIAVRVIRALRDMGIQSVAVHSEADRTALHVLLADEAVSIGPSPAAESYLDIGKVLNAARTTGAEAIHPGYGFLAENAEFAAACADAGVAFIGPPPEAITAMGDKAEAKDRAKKAGVPVVPGSDGPVTNEEASGVASQVGYPVLLKAAKGGGGKGMRAVHTEEELEAALRMTRGEAESSFGSGDILIEKLIERPRHVEAQIIADTHGRTVFVGERECSLQRRHQKVIEEAPSPSLGDERRRDFGEVAVRAAEAAGYVNAGTVEFLLAPDGSYYFLEMNTRLQVEHPVTEETTGVDLVKEQVRVAAGEPLSIADKIAPRGHAIECRIYAEDPARGFLPSVGTIEFMRLPSGPGVRNDGGVYPGFEVPIFYDPMLAKLITHGATREEARVRMLRALIEYRMEGPITNIPYLRWILEHPDFRENRVNTNWLEAHQEEYQPAGIGFGRREDVAVIAAAIFAHRAQGETRPAAGSAGGDGGLPPWVRIGRARALGGRS; this comes from the coding sequence ATGCCATTCGGCAAGGTACTGATTGCGAACCGGGGCGAGATCGCCGTTCGTGTCATCCGCGCTCTTCGCGACATGGGAATCCAGTCGGTCGCCGTGCATTCCGAGGCGGACCGAACGGCGCTGCATGTACTGCTCGCCGATGAAGCCGTGTCCATCGGTCCGTCTCCGGCCGCGGAGAGCTACCTCGACATCGGCAAGGTCCTCAACGCGGCACGCACCACCGGTGCAGAGGCCATCCACCCCGGCTACGGCTTCCTTGCGGAGAATGCGGAGTTTGCGGCAGCTTGCGCAGATGCGGGAGTCGCGTTCATCGGGCCGCCGCCGGAAGCCATCACCGCCATGGGGGACAAGGCGGAAGCCAAGGACCGTGCGAAGAAGGCGGGAGTCCCCGTCGTTCCGGGCAGCGACGGTCCGGTCACGAACGAAGAAGCGAGCGGCGTCGCCTCCCAAGTCGGCTACCCGGTCCTCCTCAAGGCGGCGAAAGGCGGCGGCGGGAAGGGCATGCGCGCCGTCCACACGGAAGAGGAACTGGAAGCGGCGCTCCGCATGACTCGCGGCGAAGCGGAGTCCTCTTTCGGAAGCGGGGACATCCTTATCGAGAAGCTGATCGAACGCCCACGCCATGTGGAAGCCCAGATCATCGCGGACACCCACGGCCGGACCGTCTTCGTGGGAGAGCGTGAGTGCTCTCTCCAGCGCAGACACCAGAAGGTCATCGAGGAGGCCCCCAGCCCCAGTCTGGGCGACGAACGGCGGCGGGACTTCGGCGAAGTCGCGGTGCGTGCGGCGGAGGCCGCGGGGTATGTGAACGCGGGAACGGTGGAGTTCCTGCTCGCACCCGACGGCTCCTACTACTTCCTGGAGATGAATACGCGTCTCCAGGTGGAGCATCCCGTCACGGAAGAGACGACCGGCGTCGATCTCGTGAAGGAACAGGTGCGCGTTGCCGCGGGAGAACCGCTCTCCATCGCGGACAAGATCGCGCCACGCGGACACGCCATCGAGTGCCGCATCTACGCCGAGGATCCGGCGCGCGGCTTCCTGCCTTCCGTCGGGACCATCGAGTTCATGCGGCTTCCCTCCGGGCCCGGCGTCCGCAACGATGGCGGGGTCTATCCGGGCTTTGAAGTTCCCATTTTCTACGATCCCATGCTTGCCAAGCTCATCACGCACGGCGCCACCCGCGAAGAAGCCCGCGTGCGGATGCTGCGGGCACTGATCGAATACCGCATGGAAGGCCCGATCACCAACATTCCCTATCTCCGCTGGATTCTCGAGCATCCGGACTTCCGCGAGAACCGCGTCAACACGAACTGGCTGGAAGCTCATCAGGAAGAGTACCAGCCCGCGGGCATCGGGTTCGGACGGCGAGAGGATGTCGCGGTGATCGCCGCCGCCATCTTCGCGCATCGTGCGCAAGGAGAGACGCGCCCCGCCGCAGGTTCGGCAGGCGGCGACGGCGGGCTTCCACCGTGGGTCCGCATCGGACGCGCGCGCGCACTGGGAGGCCGGTCATGA
- a CDS encoding biotin/lipoyl-containing protein codes for MSNSGIRYFVDYKGKERVVDLEEKDGVLVLHLDGEPVDADLRVISAPSLHSLLLDGHSREMVLSREGDEITVSLDGERIVLRVQDEVGRALAAFTEGTGSGALDVLAPMPGVVVEVLVKPGETVTTGQPVLVLEAMKMQNELTSESDGVVDVVHVAAGDTVESGAVLVSIQPGEES; via the coding sequence ATGAGCAACTCCGGCATTCGCTACTTCGTGGACTACAAGGGGAAGGAACGCGTCGTCGATCTCGAGGAGAAGGACGGCGTGCTGGTGCTTCACCTCGACGGGGAGCCGGTCGATGCGGATCTGCGCGTGATTTCCGCACCTTCGCTCCACTCGCTCCTCCTCGACGGGCACAGCCGCGAGATGGTGCTCTCCCGCGAGGGCGACGAGATCACCGTGTCTCTCGACGGAGAACGCATCGTGCTTCGCGTGCAGGACGAAGTCGGCCGCGCACTGGCGGCGTTCACCGAAGGCACGGGCTCCGGCGCGCTGGATGTACTGGCCCCGATGCCGGGAGTGGTTGTGGAGGTGCTGGTGAAGCCCGGCGAAACAGTCACCACCGGGCAGCCCGTCCTGGTACTGGAAGCCATGAAGATGCAGAACGAACTCACTTCCGAAAGCGACGGGGTCGTGGATGTGGTGCATGTCGCCGCCGGGGATACTGTGGAAAGCGGAGCCGTGCTCGTCTCCATCCAGCCCGGGGAGGAGTCGTGA
- a CDS encoding methylmalonyl-CoA mutase family protein: protein MSNAEERKRGFATPSGIEIPAVWPADDAAASDGSAPGDFPYTRGVRPGMYRGRLWTMRQYSGFGTSAETNRRFRLLLESGGTGLSVAFDLPTQMGYDSDDPLARGEVGRTGVAIDTVADLDTLLDGIPLDRVSISMTINSTAAVLLGMLVVLAERRGVDPALLTGTVQNDILKEYIARGTYIFPPRPSLRLTSDIFRFCSQRMPKWNTISISGYHIREAGSTAVQEVAFTLANAREYVTAGLAAGLAVDEFAPRLSFFFNVHNHFFEEIAKFRAARRLWAGMMRDEFGARNPRSMMLRFHTQTAGSTLAAQQPLNNVPRVTLQALAAVLGGTQSLHTNSFDEALALPSEESARLALRTQQVIAEESGVADAVDPLGGSTLVEGLTTQIETRAVEYLARIDKMGGALAAIEAGFQQREIEEAAYRHQMAVESGDARVVGVNVHEESDLGNAPALFEVDPGAESAQCRALQARKAARDPVAVEEALRAVKDAASGEGPVVESIVEAVRVEAGLGEICHALRDVWGVYRPGSGS from the coding sequence GTGAGCAACGCGGAGGAGCGGAAGCGAGGCTTCGCCACTCCCTCCGGCATCGAGATCCCGGCCGTCTGGCCCGCGGACGACGCCGCTGCGTCAGACGGCTCCGCCCCCGGGGACTTCCCCTACACGCGTGGTGTCCGCCCCGGTATGTACCGCGGCCGCCTCTGGACCATGCGCCAGTATTCGGGCTTCGGCACCAGCGCGGAGACCAACCGGCGCTTCCGGCTCTTGCTGGAAAGCGGCGGGACGGGGCTCTCGGTCGCGTTCGATCTTCCCACGCAGATGGGATACGACTCCGACGACCCGCTTGCTCGCGGAGAAGTCGGCCGCACCGGCGTTGCCATCGACACCGTGGCGGACCTCGACACGCTCCTTGACGGAATCCCGCTCGATCGCGTGTCCATCTCCATGACGATCAACTCCACCGCGGCGGTGCTTCTCGGAATGCTGGTGGTGCTCGCCGAGAGGCGCGGCGTGGATCCCGCGCTGCTCACCGGCACTGTCCAAAACGACATCCTGAAAGAGTATATCGCCCGAGGAACCTACATCTTTCCGCCGCGCCCGTCGCTTCGGCTCACTTCCGACATCTTTCGGTTCTGCAGTCAGCGCATGCCGAAGTGGAACACCATTTCCATTTCCGGCTACCACATCCGCGAGGCCGGTTCCACCGCGGTGCAGGAAGTCGCCTTCACGCTGGCCAACGCCCGGGAATATGTCACGGCCGGACTCGCCGCGGGGCTGGCCGTGGACGAGTTCGCACCGCGCCTCTCGTTCTTCTTCAATGTGCACAATCACTTCTTCGAGGAGATCGCCAAGTTCCGCGCTGCCCGAAGACTGTGGGCCGGCATGATGCGCGACGAGTTCGGCGCGCGGAACCCCCGCTCCATGATGCTCCGCTTCCATACGCAAACCGCCGGGTCCACGCTGGCGGCGCAGCAGCCGCTGAACAATGTGCCGCGGGTCACCCTTCAGGCCCTGGCCGCCGTCCTCGGGGGCACGCAGAGCCTGCACACCAACTCCTTTGACGAGGCGCTCGCACTGCCGTCCGAGGAGTCCGCACGCCTCGCACTCCGCACACAACAGGTGATCGCCGAGGAAAGCGGTGTCGCGGACGCGGTGGACCCGCTGGGCGGCAGTACGCTCGTGGAGGGACTGACCACGCAGATCGAAACGCGCGCGGTGGAATACCTGGCGCGGATCGACAAGATGGGCGGGGCGCTCGCCGCCATCGAGGCAGGGTTCCAGCAGCGGGAGATCGAGGAAGCCGCCTATCGCCACCAGATGGCGGTGGAGTCCGGAGATGCGCGCGTCGTCGGGGTCAATGTCCACGAGGAATCCGATCTCGGGAACGCGCCCGCTCTCTTCGAGGTGGATCCCGGAGCGGAGAGTGCGCAGTGCCGTGCGCTTCAGGCCCGGAAGGCCGCGCGGGACCCGGTGGCCGTGGAGGAGGCGCTTCGGGCCGTGAAAGATGCGGCATCCGGTGAAGGTCCCGTGGTGGAGTCGATCGTGGAGGCGGTGCGTGTCGAAGCCGGTCTCGGAGAAATCTGCCACGCGCTCCGCGATGTATGGGGAGTGTACCGGCCGGGGAGCGGGTCATGA
- the mce gene encoding methylmalonyl-CoA epimerase — translation MTKREGRYRGIDHVGIAVEDLDAARDVFERLLGMTVVEEEEVADQGVRVVKLDAGGGELELLGATRDDSPVAKHLTRRGPGLHHVTVRVEDLSRTLRELEDAGVELIDREPRDGAGGSRIAFLHPRSCAGVLVELIERA, via the coding sequence ATGACAAAGCGCGAAGGACGGTACCGCGGAATCGACCATGTCGGGATTGCCGTGGAGGACCTGGATGCGGCTCGGGATGTCTTCGAACGACTCCTCGGCATGACGGTTGTCGAAGAGGAAGAGGTGGCGGATCAGGGAGTCCGCGTCGTGAAACTGGACGCGGGCGGCGGAGAACTGGAACTCCTCGGCGCGACGCGAGACGACAGCCCGGTCGCGAAGCACCTGACCCGACGCGGGCCCGGGCTGCATCATGTGACGGTTCGCGTGGAAGACCTCTCGCGGACGCTGCGCGAACTGGAAGACGCCGGGGTGGAACTCATCGACCGGGAACCCCGCGATGGCGCGGGCGGTTCGCGAATCGCGTTTCTGCATCCGCGCTCGTGTGCGGGCGTGCTCGTGGAACTGATCGAGCGGGCGTAG
- a CDS encoding FG-GAP-like repeat-containing protein: MGHASNLWPDGVVPYDFDAGISSGEQSQTRQAMDRLEAVAAVLFIPRTTESAYLHFGEYGGNWSYVGRQGGAQDISIYNWNYPLIICHEIMHALGVWHEQQRTDRDTYVQINWGNIEAGASGNFFIQSGSTTYGVYDFDSVMHYGQYDFSTNPGFLTTIDVLPPNVAWQSLIGQRDHLSDGDQAGLWHLYPCTTNPSGVVPAATLLTPNGGEAWCALSTQTISWSEGTGIPTLYDVEFSTDGGGTWAPVESGTSSGGGSVSWYVPDAPTASGRVRVVLESCGGTDADTTDADFSILPAAAPAPSVTVPNGGEVWPAGSVQAITWTNASCPETNTTVSLSTDSGVSWSTVIVLSGAAASAGSHDWTLPASATAAGRIRVRTENDAGMAEDASDADFTITGAPVAAVTVPSGGEVWAAGSTHEIIWTNSGGLATTYAVDLSLDGGASWSPVSADAPVPAEPAHLWTLPDTAGAARVRVSLANAAGTHSAASPAFTMVSPAGAGFVNVAHGVAASTGSGQGVTWGDDDADGDLDLFVTETLSANRLLANDGWGDLSDATPAGLEGLGENSGAAVRADYDNDGDPDLYVTVRGGANHLFRNDGGVYAEATAGPEGDAGAGASAAWADYDRDGWVDLYVVNEMAPNLLLRNTGAGFADATVSPLDDSGFGTQATWADIDDDGDPDLYLANLGPNRLYRNDGGGVFVDITTPELAGAAGSYGALFADFDNDADFDLYVANTGAANVLLTNDGFGAFTDTTSPPLDDAGSAYGVAAADYDSDGDMDLFVGNSGSADRLFRNEGAGAFVNVATGDLAGSGNARGAAWGDADGDGDLDLFVANSGSADVLLQNFASGTNHWIHVTLHGTSSNASAIGARVRVVSGGVSRIRQVSGGSGYLSQESLALEFGLGSATVVDTLEVRWPDGTLQTLGAFVADQWISIVETDATDAESGILLPSRAALLPGSPNPFSGSVTLRYDLPLAGVVSLRVYDVAGRMVRTVAQERKEAGRHGVVWDGRTDGGGMTAAGIYFVRYEAGGHAETKRLVRLR, from the coding sequence ATGGGCCACGCATCCAATCTCTGGCCGGACGGCGTGGTGCCGTATGATTTCGACGCGGGGATCTCGTCGGGGGAACAGAGTCAGACCCGGCAGGCCATGGACAGACTGGAAGCGGTCGCGGCGGTGCTCTTCATCCCGCGCACGACGGAATCCGCCTATCTGCACTTCGGCGAGTACGGAGGCAACTGGTCGTATGTCGGGCGGCAGGGCGGCGCGCAGGATATCAGCATCTACAACTGGAACTACCCGCTCATCATCTGCCACGAGATCATGCACGCGCTGGGTGTGTGGCATGAGCAGCAGCGCACCGATCGCGACACTTATGTCCAGATCAACTGGGGGAACATCGAGGCGGGCGCGTCGGGGAACTTCTTCATTCAGTCGGGGTCGACCACCTACGGGGTCTACGATTTCGACTCAGTGATGCATTACGGCCAGTACGACTTCAGTACGAACCCCGGTTTCCTCACGACGATCGATGTGCTGCCACCGAATGTGGCGTGGCAGTCGTTGATCGGACAGCGCGATCACCTGAGTGACGGCGATCAGGCGGGGCTGTGGCACCTGTACCCCTGCACGACGAACCCGTCGGGCGTGGTCCCGGCGGCGACCCTTCTGACCCCCAACGGCGGGGAGGCCTGGTGCGCCCTTTCCACGCAGACGATCTCCTGGTCGGAGGGAACGGGCATCCCAACGCTCTACGATGTGGAGTTCTCCACAGACGGGGGGGGCACCTGGGCGCCGGTTGAGAGCGGCACCTCGTCGGGGGGTGGCTCCGTGTCCTGGTATGTTCCCGACGCGCCGACCGCTTCCGGCCGGGTTCGGGTGGTGCTGGAGAGTTGTGGCGGAACCGACGCGGACACGACGGATGCGGACTTCAGCATTCTCCCGGCCGCAGCGCCCGCGCCGTCGGTCACCGTGCCGAACGGGGGAGAGGTCTGGCCCGCGGGATCGGTGCAGGCGATCACCTGGACCAATGCGTCCTGCCCGGAGACGAACACGACAGTCTCCCTTTCCACCGACTCCGGGGTCAGCTGGTCGACCGTCATCGTGCTGTCCGGAGCGGCCGCTTCGGCGGGTTCCCATGACTGGACCTTGCCGGCCTCGGCAACGGCAGCCGGGAGGATCCGGGTTCGGACGGAGAACGACGCGGGCATGGCGGAAGATGCGAGCGATGCGGACTTCACCATCACCGGTGCGCCGGTCGCGGCGGTGACGGTGCCCTCGGGAGGGGAAGTCTGGGCCGCGGGTTCCACGCATGAGATCATCTGGACGAACTCCGGCGGACTGGCGACCACCTATGCCGTGGACCTGTCGCTGGACGGGGGAGCGTCCTGGTCACCGGTGTCGGCGGATGCGCCCGTCCCCGCCGAGCCCGCGCACTTGTGGACGCTGCCGGACACGGCGGGAGCCGCCAGGGTTCGCGTATCGCTGGCCAATGCGGCGGGGACCCACTCCGCGGCAAGCCCCGCATTCACGATGGTGTCACCCGCGGGTGCGGGGTTCGTGAATGTGGCCCATGGCGTGGCGGCTTCCACCGGCAGCGGGCAGGGTGTCACCTGGGGTGACGACGATGCGGACGGGGACCTGGATCTCTTCGTGACGGAGACGCTGAGCGCGAACCGCCTTCTGGCCAATGACGGTTGGGGAGACTTGTCGGACGCGACGCCTGCCGGACTGGAGGGTCTTGGGGAGAACAGCGGGGCCGCAGTCCGCGCGGACTACGACAACGATGGCGACCCGGACCTCTATGTCACGGTACGAGGCGGGGCGAACCATCTCTTCCGAAACGACGGAGGGGTCTATGCGGAGGCCACCGCCGGGCCTGAGGGAGACGCGGGCGCGGGTGCGAGCGCGGCTTGGGCGGACTACGACCGCGACGGATGGGTGGATCTCTATGTGGTGAACGAGATGGCGCCCAACCTGCTCCTTCGGAACACGGGAGCGGGGTTTGCCGACGCCACGGTCTCTCCACTCGATGACTCGGGTTTCGGGACGCAGGCCACCTGGGCGGACATCGACGACGACGGCGATCCGGATCTGTATCTCGCGAATCTGGGGCCGAACCGGCTCTATCGGAATGACGGGGGCGGTGTCTTTGTGGACATCACCACCCCGGAGCTGGCCGGGGCGGCCGGGAGTTACGGAGCGCTCTTCGCGGACTTCGACAATGACGCGGACTTTGATCTGTATGTCGCCAACACGGGCGCGGCCAATGTCCTCCTGACGAACGACGGTTTCGGGGCCTTCACGGATACGACCTCCCCTCCTCTGGACGATGCGGGTTCGGCGTACGGCGTGGCCGCCGCGGACTACGACAGCGACGGCGACATGGACCTTTTCGTCGGGAACTCGGGGAGCGCGGATCGCCTGTTCCGAAACGAGGGCGCGGGAGCTTTCGTGAATGTGGCTACCGGGGATCTGGCGGGATCCGGCAATGCCCGGGGAGCGGCCTGGGGGGACGCGGACGGAGATGGCGACCTGGATCTCTTCGTCGCGAACTCGGGGAGCGCGGATGTTCTGTTGCAGAACTTCGCGTCGGGAACGAACCACTGGATCCATGTGACGCTTCACGGGACTTCTTCCAACGCCAGTGCGATCGGCGCGCGGGTGCGGGTGGTCTCGGGCGGCGTGTCCCGGATTCGCCAGGTCTCCGGTGGATCCGGCTATCTCTCGCAGGAGTCGCTGGCGCTGGAGTTCGGGCTGGGGAGCGCGACGGTCGTGGATACGCTGGAGGTGCGCTGGCCGGACGGGACGCTGCAGACCCTCGGCGCATTCGTCGCGGACCAGTGGATCTCGATCGTTGAGACCGACGCGACGGACGCGGAGAGCGGCATTCTGCTTCCATCGCGGGCCGCGCTTCTTCCCGGAAGTCCGAATCCCTTCTCGGGAAGCGTGACGCTCCGGTACGACCTCCCCCTTGCCGGGGTGGTCTCCCTGCGCGTGTACGATGTCGCCGGGCGCATGGTGCGAACGGTGGCGCAAGAGCGGAAGGAGGCGGGTCGGCACGGGGTTGTCTGGGACGGCCGCACCGACGGGGGAGGCATGACGGCCGCGGGCATTTACTTCGTGCGGTATGAGGCGGGCGGGCACGCGGAAACGAAGCGACTCGTGCGGTTGCGGTAG